From one Eisenibacter elegans DSM 3317 genomic stretch:
- a CDS encoding C40 family peptidase, whose protein sequence is MPLLFVEPLNIRLFGQNILARLFLYLGLWGLCGAIFPVSAQTYGLCEQSHIALRAQPGHQAERVTELLFGEAYLVLEANTDSSWLYIRTQADQYPGWIPSAQHSAITPQYYAEYSQVIHPVAAQDLQLPGQGWIPAGATLPFYQGTTIRLSNTTLNCPQPLPTQAQGTLLETAQRFLKIPYLWGGKTSQGLDCSGFVQVVHKIHGIALPRDSYQQAEVGQQHPFAQAKAGDLAFFQRQAEGKGKVVHVGIYLGNGKIIHADGQVRIDTLDTKGLYRQDQGRYSHYLKFLTRLKQ, encoded by the coding sequence ATGCCTTTATTGTTTGTTGAACCGCTAAATATACGCCTTTTTGGGCAGAATATCTTGGCACGGCTATTTTTATACCTTGGTTTATGGGGCTTGTGTGGAGCAATATTCCCTGTATCGGCGCAAACCTATGGCCTTTGTGAGCAAAGCCATATCGCCCTCAGGGCGCAGCCCGGCCACCAAGCCGAACGGGTTACGGAGTTGCTTTTTGGCGAAGCATATCTGGTACTCGAAGCCAATACCGACAGTTCTTGGCTCTATATCCGGACGCAGGCCGACCAGTACCCCGGTTGGATTCCAAGCGCCCAGCATAGTGCCATTACGCCCCAATATTATGCCGAGTATAGTCAGGTAATCCACCCTGTAGCGGCGCAAGACCTACAGCTCCCCGGTCAAGGTTGGATTCCGGCAGGGGCAACGCTGCCATTTTACCAAGGCACAACTATCCGCCTGAGCAATACGACCCTCAACTGCCCACAACCCCTCCCCACTCAAGCACAGGGGACTCTCCTCGAAACAGCGCAGCGCTTCCTCAAAATTCCGTACTTATGGGGTGGCAAAACAAGCCAAGGGCTGGACTGCTCGGGCTTTGTGCAGGTAGTACATAAAATTCACGGTATCGCCCTGCCACGTGACTCATACCAGCAGGCCGAAGTAGGCCAACAACATCCCTTTGCGCAAGCCAAGGCCGGGGATTTGGCTTTTTTTCAGCGACAAGCCGAAGGAAAGGGAAAAGTCGTACACGTAGGAATATACCTTGGCAATGGAAAAATTATCCACGCCGACGGACAAGTACGCATAGATACCCTCGATACAAAGGGCTTATACCGACAAGACCAAGGGCGCTATTCGCATTATCTCAAGTTTCTAACACGTTTGAAACAATAA
- a CDS encoding DUF4249 domain-containing protein — translation MSFLFRFRIAPISCLCLLLGLAACNLEQDITIKLPESEPQLVVEAYLEPGKPYRLLLTESVPFLSVPQLPLVNDATVIISHNGRDISLSFRPVIDSSSQKGFNYSSPEIFQPTVGDEIRLSITDSKGRTATAITRYMEPPSFEDIRVTTRASDSLSFLFFRFPDNNPNGENFYRLMVGKEVDSIADRPELDLTFEGRFTTDGFVTIGTSYRFELGDTLNITLFHVEKEYYDFVNTLRDAANANGNPFAQPAVIKSNINGGRGIFTTLSFVRRRISIRPNQALVLTD, via the coding sequence ATGTCTTTTTTATTCCGCTTCAGAATTGCCCCAATCAGCTGCCTCTGTTTGTTATTAGGCTTAGCCGCCTGTAACCTAGAGCAAGACATTACCATCAAGTTGCCCGAAAGCGAGCCCCAGCTCGTCGTAGAGGCCTACCTCGAACCAGGCAAGCCCTATCGCCTTTTGCTCACCGAGAGCGTCCCCTTTTTGAGTGTGCCGCAGCTGCCCTTGGTCAATGATGCGACAGTCATCATCAGCCACAACGGCCGCGACATCTCCTTGAGCTTCCGCCCTGTGATTGATTCGAGCAGCCAAAAAGGTTTTAATTATTCGTCTCCAGAAATTTTTCAGCCTACTGTGGGCGACGAAATACGGCTTAGCATCACCGACTCCAAAGGCCGAACTGCTACTGCCATCACCCGCTATATGGAGCCACCAAGTTTTGAAGATATACGAGTAACTACCCGTGCTTCTGACTCCTTGTCGTTTTTGTTTTTCCGCTTCCCCGACAACAACCCCAACGGAGAGAACTTCTACCGGCTTATGGTAGGCAAGGAGGTAGACAGCATCGCAGACAGACCCGAGCTAGACCTTACCTTTGAAGGTAGGTTTACGACAGATGGCTTCGTAACCATCGGCACTTCCTATCGATTCGAGCTAGGCGACACGCTCAATATCACCCTTTTTCACGTCGAAAAAGAGTATTATGACTTTGTCAATACCCTTCGTGATGCGGCCAATGCCAACGGCAATCCTTTTGCACAGCCAGCTGTTATCAAATCCAATATCAATGGCGGCAGGGGTATTTTCACCACCCTCTCCTTTGTACGTAGGCGCATCAGCATACGACCCAACCAAGCACTGGTCTTGACAGACTAA
- a CDS encoding UDP-2,3-diacylglucosamine diphosphatase has protein sequence MKHYKTIIISDVHLGTAGAKAEEVAHFLMQHSCDVLILNGDIIDGWELKNYGSWQVKHTRFFKVVLRMIEHYNTKVIYLHGNHDDFLDNILPLTVGNLSLQMDYIHESAGQRYYVVHGDIFDTVTTRLKWVAKLGSIGYTVLLWLNKGYNAYRRRMGRKPYSFSQYIKSKVKSAVSPAKVYEQQLTELARLKGCHGIICGHTHKPAVKQLGDVMYMNSGDWVESMTALVEDFEGKWELYRYQDHHQVNEAEQQDLTREGDEIDQMKSFYANIASAALSQKNGKH, from the coding sequence TTGAAACACTACAAGACTATTATTATTTCTGATGTGCATCTGGGAACTGCCGGAGCCAAGGCAGAAGAAGTGGCGCACTTCCTGATGCAGCACTCCTGTGATGTACTTATCCTAAATGGAGACATTATCGACGGCTGGGAGCTTAAAAATTATGGTTCTTGGCAAGTCAAGCATACCCGATTTTTTAAAGTGGTATTGCGCATGATAGAACACTACAACACCAAGGTCATCTATCTACACGGCAACCACGATGATTTTTTGGACAATATCTTGCCTCTGACCGTAGGCAACCTCTCCTTGCAGATGGACTACATACACGAGAGCGCAGGCCAACGCTACTATGTTGTCCACGGAGATATTTTTGACACCGTTACTACACGGCTCAAATGGGTGGCCAAGCTTGGCTCTATCGGCTATACTGTATTACTTTGGCTCAACAAAGGTTACAACGCCTACCGCAGGCGTATGGGGCGTAAGCCGTATTCCTTCTCTCAGTATATCAAAAGTAAGGTCAAATCGGCAGTATCGCCGGCCAAAGTTTATGAACAACAGCTCACAGAACTAGCACGGCTCAAGGGCTGTCATGGGATTATCTGTGGGCATACACACAAGCCCGCTGTCAAACAGCTGGGAGATGTGATGTATATGAACTCCGGCGATTGGGTGGAATCAATGACGGCCTTGGTAGAAGATTTTGAAGGAAAATGGGAGTTATATCGCTATCAAGACCATCACCAAGTCAATGAGGCCGAGCAACAAGACCTGACGCGTGAGGGAGATGAGATTGATCAGATGAAATCTTTTTATGCCAACATCGCCTCAGCGGCGTTGTCTCAGAAAAACGGAAAGCACTAA
- a CDS encoding lipocalin family protein, which produces MKHRFLPKPWFGVGLTIWVLLATACDRSTQKYSIVGTWRIEQFSPPGYEQLDETAKKSFQEAYKTMYAKSTMVFGKDGRYVFDVFNAPTKPTHTEGLWQMDKQKHSITLTDTEQGKTSVWEVQKLTAEKLILVSKDESGVRFRIALHRMPHP; this is translated from the coding sequence ATGAAACACAGATTTTTACCCAAACCTTGGTTCGGTGTCGGCCTGACCATCTGGGTACTGTTGGCCACGGCCTGCGACCGCAGCACCCAAAAGTATAGCATTGTAGGTACTTGGAGGATAGAGCAGTTTAGCCCGCCGGGTTATGAGCAGCTAGATGAAACCGCCAAAAAGAGCTTTCAAGAAGCCTACAAAACAATGTATGCTAAATCGACAATGGTTTTTGGAAAAGACGGACGCTATGTTTTTGATGTATTCAATGCGCCTACCAAACCCACTCATACCGAAGGTTTGTGGCAAATGGATAAACAAAAGCACTCCATCACCCTCACCGATACTGAACAAGGAAAAACATCTGTCTGGGAGGTACAGAAGCTGACAGCCGAAAAACTGATATTGGTAAGTAAGGATGAAAGCGGAGTACGGTTTCGGATAGCACTACACCGAATGCCACACCCCTAG
- a CDS encoding DinB family protein — MQVSEMRAQTQALVERYIQDLDRYTDEQFAYKSADKVWSLGQMYEHLIQSSKFFVIQLKSCLEQKNGSTEGERNEHGDKAFQYNSFPPIKIEVPEAWRGPDPEAKDRAYYRTALQSTLDYVSKLEERVAQNDGQYKTRHVFWGMLTAQDWYQIIGMHLKHHNRQQTELEQLAGVR; from the coding sequence ATGCAAGTATCCGAAATGCGCGCTCAAACCCAAGCGCTAGTGGAGCGTTATATTCAAGATCTCGACCGCTATACTGACGAGCAGTTTGCCTACAAATCTGCCGACAAGGTGTGGTCTTTGGGGCAAATGTACGAACACCTTATACAGAGCAGTAAGTTTTTTGTCATCCAACTAAAAAGCTGCCTAGAACAAAAAAACGGAAGTACAGAAGGCGAACGTAACGAACACGGCGACAAGGCCTTTCAGTACAACAGCTTTCCCCCAATCAAGATAGAAGTACCCGAAGCTTGGAGAGGCCCCGACCCAGAAGCCAAGGACAGAGCCTACTACCGCACAGCCCTACAAAGCACCCTAGATTATGTCAGCAAGCTAGAAGAACGGGTAGCCCAAAATGATGGGCAGTACAAAACTCGGCATGTGTTCTGGGGAATGCTCACCGCTCAAGATTGGTATCAAATCATCGGAATGCACCTCAAACATCATAACCGCCAACAAACCGAGCTAGAACAATTGGCTGGTGTTCGATAA
- a CDS encoding lipocalin family protein yields the protein MKQVRYFILAAATCSIAWAFRPNAWNPKQFVGTWQVQNIEAKTYDTLANTLKEAAYQAYQQGIAELPDKMRFEFKGDKKDDRKYRICIGQDCEEGTWEYKNEDSTLTTSAKGGSRETLKVLSLDERQMRFRMRKEQAYIFTLQKIND from the coding sequence ATGAAACAAGTTAGATACTTTATACTCGCCGCAGCCACTTGCAGCATCGCTTGGGCTTTTCGCCCAAATGCGTGGAATCCCAAGCAATTTGTAGGTACTTGGCAGGTACAGAATATCGAGGCCAAAACCTATGATACCCTCGCAAACACCCTCAAAGAGGCGGCATACCAAGCATATCAGCAAGGTATTGCGGAACTACCCGATAAAATGCGCTTTGAGTTTAAGGGCGACAAAAAAGATGACCGTAAATACCGTATCTGTATTGGCCAAGACTGTGAGGAAGGCACTTGGGAGTACAAAAACGAAGACAGCACCCTTACCACCAGCGCCAAAGGCGGAAGCCGCGAAACACTCAAAGTCCTCAGCCTTGATGAGCGCCAAATGCGTTTTCGTATGCGCAAAGAACAGGCATACATATTTACTCTCCAAAAAATCAACGATTAA
- a CDS encoding TonB-dependent receptor plug domain-containing protein — translation MNLNRALSGIVMGILGILVLSPKHSFAQQDSAQNVFFSFGIDDILNLEPREELRLSTASRFAESVEDAPSSVTVFTRAQIQAMGIENLFELLNFVPGFQVTRIIETAETPTAHIRGRDAFRGLLLLINGQRLTELYQGSSFLFTRFLTTGNIKQVEVVRGPASALYGSNAFLGVVNIITEDETNELAINVGSQQGINASMNISKPINNKLDFTAFAQVLRDEGFNYTGANYNTNDPFTQSSFYTQFRYNQWQLTTSYGRTRTENFLLFNGRVGNEINKNTTNHWQTALSYDGQISERTLIAPRFYYTRLSWEQVGISTPAGVANNNFDFIVGPAFTYNEYEFTLDLISNLNKNNDLLVGVGYRRSGLDGAGTYTNHISPDGSAIAPRNDFYIGRIERITGVTQFEVFRRPIRLFSAYAQYKLQFNDKLMAYAEARYDNYFGIASTFNPHMAIIYRTPINSTIKLVGGTAFRVPSIAELYADTPVLIGNQNIQPENTIGGELIYMQRVGKANFELIGFINQYTDLIGGSISTDNRRTFVNVGEAVNTSGIEFAAYVPLGQHWQIHSNFTYLLQGADSTTFGYFGSTAINYRQRKWNLNLSGVYRPALPETVLANQPAYALINSRIQYAFSDKMALTWHMNNLLNERYLTYSPRFLQPEGGVPNRGRWWRVGVLVKM, via the coding sequence ATGAATTTGAACAGAGCGCTCTCCGGTATAGTAATGGGTATTTTGGGAATATTGGTATTGTCGCCAAAGCACAGCTTTGCCCAACAAGACAGCGCCCAGAATGTGTTCTTCAGCTTTGGTATTGATGATATACTCAATCTTGAGCCTCGCGAAGAGCTACGCTTGAGTACGGCTTCTCGTTTTGCCGAAAGCGTAGAAGATGCCCCCTCGTCGGTAACCGTCTTTACACGGGCGCAAATACAAGCAATGGGCATAGAAAACCTGTTTGAGTTGCTCAATTTTGTGCCCGGCTTTCAAGTTACCCGGATTATCGAAACAGCCGAAACCCCTACCGCTCATATTCGCGGGCGCGATGCTTTCCGTGGTTTGCTCTTACTCATTAACGGGCAGCGGCTTACGGAGCTTTATCAAGGCTCTTCTTTTTTGTTTACCCGCTTTCTGACTACCGGCAACATCAAACAAGTAGAAGTAGTGCGTGGGCCGGCCTCAGCGCTTTATGGCAGCAATGCTTTTTTGGGAGTGGTCAATATCATCACCGAAGATGAAACCAATGAACTTGCCATCAATGTTGGTTCCCAACAGGGTATCAATGCCTCAATGAATATCAGCAAGCCTATCAACAACAAGCTCGATTTTACAGCCTTTGCTCAAGTACTTCGAGATGAGGGGTTTAATTATACAGGAGCTAACTACAACACCAACGACCCTTTTACGCAGTCAAGTTTTTATACCCAGTTCAGGTACAATCAGTGGCAACTGACGACAAGCTATGGGCGTACGCGCACCGAGAATTTTTTACTCTTCAATGGCAGGGTAGGCAACGAAATCAATAAAAATACAACCAATCACTGGCAGACCGCCCTAAGCTATGATGGGCAGATTTCCGAAAGAACCCTGATTGCCCCTAGGTTTTACTATACCCGTCTATCTTGGGAACAAGTAGGCATATCTACACCGGCAGGGGTTGCCAACAACAATTTTGATTTTATTGTAGGCCCGGCTTTCACCTACAACGAATATGAGTTTACGCTAGATCTCATCAGTAATCTCAACAAAAACAATGACCTTTTGGTGGGGGTGGGCTATCGGCGCTCAGGCTTAGATGGAGCCGGTACCTATACCAATCACATATCGCCTGATGGGTCGGCGATAGCGCCTCGGAATGATTTTTATATCGGACGGATTGAGCGCATTACAGGAGTAACTCAGTTTGAGGTTTTTAGAAGGCCTATTCGCCTTTTTAGTGCCTATGCTCAGTATAAGTTACAGTTCAATGACAAGCTGATGGCTTATGCTGAGGCCCGATACGACAATTACTTCGGCATCGCCAGTACCTTTAACCCCCATATGGCCATCATTTACCGCACGCCCATCAACAGTACAATCAAACTAGTAGGAGGAACGGCCTTCCGTGTACCCAGCATTGCCGAGTTATATGCTGATACGCCAGTACTCATTGGCAATCAAAATATCCAGCCCGAAAATACAATCGGAGGAGAGTTGATTTATATGCAAAGGGTGGGCAAGGCCAATTTTGAGCTCATAGGCTTCATCAATCAATATACAGATTTGATAGGGGGCAGTATCTCTACAGACAACCGCCGTACCTTTGTCAATGTAGGTGAGGCTGTCAATACTTCAGGAATAGAGTTTGCGGCATATGTGCCACTTGGCCAACATTGGCAAATTCACAGTAATTTTACGTACTTGCTACAAGGAGCAGACAGTACTACTTTTGGCTATTTTGGCAGCACGGCCATCAACTATCGACAGCGTAAGTGGAATTTGAATCTCAGTGGTGTATACCGCCCAGCGTTGCCCGAAACAGTATTGGCCAATCAGCCAGCTTACGCATTAATCAATAGCCGAATACAATATGCGTTTTCTGATAAAATGGCGCTTACTTGGCATATGAACAACCTGCTCAATGAGCGTTATCTTACCTACAGCCCTAGGTTTTTGCAACCCGAAGGCGGCGTACCCAACCGTGGGCGCTGGTGGCGCGTAGGAGTACTTGTAAAAATGTAA
- a CDS encoding M3 family metallopeptidase has protein sequence MNPFLQAFDTPFDTVPFTRIQPEHFMPALQTAIAEVKATLQQLKARSPQGFEAFEVLEACDSRVQLISSVLFNLNASETSDALQAIAREASPLLSEYANDILLDEALFALIEKAYQQTAEATLSPEQQTLRQKTYKSFVRNGARLNEADKTRLRELDKSLSQLSLQFGEHVLAETNGYQLIIENEADLAGIPESIKEAAAEAAQQAGHEGAWLFGLQYPSYVPFMTYCQNRELREQLFRAFGAKGFQGNEFDNQEIVRQISALRHERAQLLGYASHAHFVLEERMAKDPQTVQAFLEELLEAATPAAKREIEELGTYAKQLDGIEHLERWDIAYYSEKLKKEKFTIDDETLKPYFRLENVIEGVFEVAKKLYGLHFIPRTDIELYHPEVQAYEVQNAQGQHIAVFYADFFPRAGKRSGAWMTSFRGQKRIQGQEQRPHISIVCNFTKPTASTPSLLTFNEVTTLFHEFGHALHGLLADTTYESLSGTSVYWDFVELPSQIMENWAYHQETLDLFAKHYQTGETIPAAMVQKIKDSANFMAGYQTLRQVGFALLDMAWHTQAAADNTNLTAFEDAAMQATQLLPAVEGTNMSTSFSHIFQGGYAAGYYSYKWAEVLDADAFELFLERGIFDPQTAQAFQEHILSKGGSEHPMALYQRFRGQAPDPKALLRRAGLLKA, from the coding sequence ATGAATCCATTTTTGCAAGCCTTTGATACACCTTTTGATACAGTGCCGTTTACCCGCATCCAGCCAGAGCATTTTATGCCCGCGCTACAAACAGCCATTGCTGAGGTAAAAGCAACTCTCCAACAACTGAAAGCGCGCAGCCCCCAAGGTTTTGAAGCTTTTGAAGTGCTCGAAGCCTGTGATAGCCGCGTACAACTGATTTCGAGCGTCCTTTTCAATCTCAACGCTTCCGAAACCAGTGATGCGCTACAGGCCATCGCCCGTGAGGCTTCGCCTCTATTGAGTGAATATGCCAATGATATCCTACTTGATGAGGCGCTGTTTGCCCTTATCGAAAAAGCTTACCAACAAACCGCTGAGGCCACGCTCAGCCCCGAACAACAAACCCTCCGCCAAAAAACCTATAAGAGCTTTGTACGCAATGGTGCAAGACTCAACGAGGCCGACAAAACCCGCCTGCGCGAGCTTGACAAATCGCTTTCGCAGCTCTCCCTACAGTTTGGTGAGCACGTACTGGCCGAAACCAATGGCTATCAGCTCATCATCGAAAACGAGGCAGATCTTGCCGGTATTCCAGAAAGCATCAAGGAGGCCGCCGCTGAAGCCGCCCAACAAGCCGGGCACGAGGGGGCTTGGCTCTTCGGACTACAATACCCCAGCTATGTGCCCTTTATGACCTATTGCCAAAACCGAGAACTGCGCGAGCAGCTCTTCAGGGCTTTTGGGGCCAAGGGTTTTCAGGGGAATGAATTTGATAACCAAGAGATTGTACGCCAAATCAGTGCCTTGCGCCACGAACGGGCGCAGCTCTTGGGCTATGCCTCTCACGCCCACTTTGTGCTCGAAGAGCGGATGGCCAAAGACCCACAAACTGTGCAGGCATTTCTCGAAGAATTATTAGAAGCTGCCACTCCGGCTGCCAAGCGCGAAATAGAAGAGCTGGGTACTTATGCCAAACAACTCGACGGCATCGAACACCTAGAGCGTTGGGACATAGCCTACTACTCCGAAAAACTCAAAAAAGAAAAATTTACCATCGATGACGAAACGCTGAAACCTTACTTCCGCCTCGAAAACGTCATCGAAGGAGTTTTTGAAGTAGCCAAAAAACTCTATGGTTTACATTTTATCCCCCGTACAGACATTGAGCTGTACCACCCCGAAGTGCAGGCCTATGAAGTTCAAAATGCCCAAGGTCAACACATTGCGGTCTTCTATGCAGACTTCTTCCCCCGAGCCGGTAAGCGTAGTGGCGCTTGGATGACCTCTTTCCGTGGCCAAAAACGTATCCAAGGCCAAGAGCAACGCCCACATATTTCGATTGTCTGCAATTTCACCAAGCCTACCGCTTCTACTCCCTCGTTGCTGACCTTCAATGAGGTAACAACGTTGTTCCACGAATTTGGACACGCCCTGCACGGTTTGTTGGCCGACACAACCTACGAAAGCCTTTCGGGCACAAGTGTGTATTGGGACTTTGTGGAGCTGCCCTCGCAGATTATGGAAAACTGGGCCTACCACCAAGAAACGCTCGATCTCTTTGCCAAACACTACCAAACTGGGGAGACCATCCCGGCGGCGATGGTACAAAAAATCAAGGATAGCGCCAACTTTATGGCCGGCTACCAGACCCTCCGCCAAGTAGGTTTTGCCCTACTCGATATGGCTTGGCATACCCAAGCAGCGGCAGACAATACCAACCTCACGGCTTTTGAAGATGCTGCCATGCAGGCCACCCAGCTACTGCCTGCGGTAGAAGGTACAAATATGAGCACTTCGTTCTCTCACATTTTCCAAGGAGGCTATGCCGCCGGGTATTATAGCTACAAATGGGCCGAAGTACTTGATGCGGATGCTTTTGAGCTGTTTTTGGAGCGGGGCATTTTTGACCCCCAAACAGCACAAGCCTTCCAAGAACATATCCTCAGCAAAGGAGGCAGCGAACATCCTATGGCGCTTTATCAGCGTTTCCGTGGGCAAGCGCCTGATCCTAAGGCACTCCTACGACGTGCCGGGTTATTGAAAGCCTAA
- a CDS encoding SpoIIE family protein phosphatase, producing MALGQVVLAQAKMDELIVRLNKATDDATRAQLCYEIGLGFQRENGHKKALEYFDQALQTKKLDEAQRVKVQQRAAISYLRLNQPGKAIKLYEEVIAYETKAGDKQALLNTSQLLMDAYRQEGQYQKALEAAFKVLQYQTETGRANERVDTYNNIGYLYKQMGNETKAIEFFRNAIQEGQLNGNQSLPADKKATMHLNIGVSHTHLGDYKSAKEDYSKALDIYAAQNLPVQQANVYNYLAVNDYLNRRNDQAISNAQRAVELAEPNRAHEVLQVSYKLLSDFYALNGDIQAAQIYYEKYLQSKDQLQAQERDRNREQIQREMDLERRESDLKLFAIDQERKELELNQVKLEKEKQEQDLALQKQQVEILRRDQELQQAALRNQQLERERVEQLLQITQQQAQAEQQKQAIALLEKNKELQALELEKKEAEEKKQQQARQLLEQENQLQSERVKAANRNQQFAFWIVVLVLAVLILAIIGFVQTRRTARRLKDKNREIESQQQEILTQNEELYQNQEEILAQRDFIEQKNKELEANNRKMAANEQILQKAYARIQQAQEKLKDQNKELEDRDRQIVSSIRSATTIQTAILPYKQKLDSLLGDYFVIYKPKDIVSGDFFWLNEIERKTFLAAVDCTGHGVPGAFMTLIGNTLLDKIIRVWNIFDPAQILTRLHEEVTIMLRQKETKNNNGMDLVLIMVESEPVSPPKEYTISFCGAKNSLYYFLPNNPELQELKGDRKSIGGEQNDETVFTTQTITLPSGSMLYLGSDGIEDQNDAKRKKFGSKRLRALLAEVVDMPTDQQQETIESNLAQHMEGTHQRDDMLLIGVRLP from the coding sequence TTGGCTTTGGGGCAAGTCGTTTTGGCGCAGGCCAAAATGGATGAGCTGATTGTAAGGCTCAATAAGGCCACCGACGATGCCACCCGTGCGCAGTTGTGTTATGAAATTGGGCTTGGGTTTCAACGAGAAAATGGGCATAAGAAAGCCTTGGAATACTTTGACCAAGCGCTACAAACCAAAAAGCTCGACGAAGCACAGCGCGTGAAGGTGCAGCAGCGGGCTGCTATCTCTTACCTGCGCCTCAACCAACCAGGCAAGGCAATCAAGCTGTATGAAGAGGTGATTGCTTATGAAACAAAGGCTGGTGACAAACAGGCCTTGCTCAATACCTCGCAGCTTCTGATGGATGCCTACCGCCAAGAAGGGCAGTATCAAAAGGCATTAGAGGCAGCTTTTAAGGTATTACAATACCAAACCGAAACCGGCAGAGCCAACGAAAGGGTAGATACCTACAACAACATCGGCTACCTCTACAAACAGATGGGCAATGAGACCAAGGCCATTGAGTTTTTCCGCAATGCCATCCAAGAGGGGCAGCTCAATGGCAACCAATCTCTACCGGCAGACAAAAAAGCGACTATGCACCTCAACATCGGGGTCAGCCATACACATCTCGGCGATTATAAAAGCGCAAAAGAAGACTACAGCAAAGCGCTAGATATCTATGCCGCACAAAACCTACCTGTACAACAGGCCAATGTATACAATTATCTGGCTGTCAATGATTACCTCAACCGCCGAAACGACCAAGCTATTAGCAATGCCCAGCGGGCAGTCGAACTGGCTGAGCCTAATCGAGCACATGAGGTGTTACAGGTGAGCTATAAGCTCCTATCGGATTTTTATGCGCTGAATGGCGATATACAGGCGGCACAAATATATTACGAAAAATATCTCCAAAGCAAAGACCAACTTCAAGCACAAGAGCGCGACCGCAACCGCGAACAAATACAGCGCGAAATGGACTTGGAGCGCCGCGAAAGCGACCTCAAACTATTTGCAATCGACCAAGAGCGCAAGGAGCTGGAACTCAATCAAGTAAAACTCGAAAAAGAAAAACAAGAGCAAGACCTAGCCCTCCAAAAACAACAGGTCGAGATTCTTCGTCGCGACCAAGAGCTGCAACAGGCTGCCCTCCGCAACCAACAACTAGAGCGCGAGCGGGTAGAACAACTCCTGCAAATCACCCAACAACAAGCCCAAGCCGAGCAACAAAAGCAAGCCATTGCCTTGCTCGAAAAAAATAAAGAGCTACAAGCCCTCGAACTGGAGAAAAAAGAAGCTGAAGAGAAAAAGCAACAACAGGCTCGACAACTACTGGAGCAAGAAAACCAACTCCAAAGCGAACGCGTCAAAGCGGCCAACCGTAACCAACAGTTTGCGTTCTGGATTGTGGTCTTGGTATTGGCTGTTTTGATATTGGCTATCATAGGTTTTGTCCAAACACGCCGCACAGCAAGGCGCTTGAAAGATAAAAACCGCGAAATCGAATCGCAACAGCAGGAAATCTTGACCCAAAACGAGGAGCTATACCAAAATCAAGAAGAAATCTTGGCACAGCGAGACTTCATTGAGCAGAAAAATAAAGAGCTAGAGGCCAACAACCGCAAGATGGCAGCCAATGAGCAAATCTTGCAAAAAGCCTATGCCCGTATACAACAAGCACAAGAAAAACTCAAAGACCAAAATAAAGAGCTGGAAGACAGAGACCGCCAAATTGTAAGCAGTATCCGCTCTGCCACTACCATCCAAACGGCTATCTTGCCTTACAAACAAAAGCTCGACAGCCTACTGGGCGACTACTTTGTCATCTACAAACCCAAGGATATTGTGTCAGGAGATTTCTTCTGGCTCAACGAAATAGAGCGAAAGACTTTCTTAGCCGCCGTAGACTGTACCGGCCACGGCGTACCCGGCGCATTTATGACACTCATCGGCAATACCTTGCTCGATAAAATCATCAGGGTTTGGAATATCTTTGACCCTGCCCAAATCCTCACGCGCCTACACGAAGAGGTAACCATTATGCTCCGGCAAAAGGAAACCAAGAACAACAATGGGATGGACTTGGTGCTTATTATGGTAGAGTCTGAGCCGGTATCTCCCCCAAAAGAGTATACCATCAGCTTTTGTGGTGCCAAAAACTCTCTCTACTACTTCTTGCCCAACAACCCTGAGCTACAGGAGCTTAAAGGCGACCGGAAATCAATCGGTGGAGAGCAGAATGATGAGACAGTATTTACTACCCAAACCATCACCCTCCCTTCTGGCAGCATGCTTTACCTAGGCTCGGATGGTATCGAAGACCAAAACGATGCCAAGAGGAAGAAATTTGGCAGCAAACGTTTGCGCGCCCTCTTGGCAGAAGTGGTTGATATGCCTACCGACCAACAGCAGGAAACGATTGAATCCAATCTGGCGCAGCATATGGAAGGCACACACCAACGCGATGACATGCTGCTCATAGGGGTAAGACTGCCCTAG